The Spiroplasma clarkii genome has a window encoding:
- the rpsI gene encoding 30S ribosomal protein S9, whose protein sequence is MAAKKESVMYRGTGRRKSSTAQVILTPGNGKIVVNGKPALEFFPYATLVQDMEQPLVATGTKTDFSIRVTVKGGGFTGQAGAARLGIARALLEASKDYKPDLRGKGLLTRDARVKERKKYGLYGARRAPQFSKR, encoded by the coding sequence ATGGCTGCAAAAAAAGAATCAGTTATGTATAGAGGCACTGGAAGAAGAAAATCTTCAACTGCCCAAGTAATTTTAACTCCAGGTAATGGTAAAATTGTTGTCAATGGAAAGCCAGCTTTAGAGTTCTTCCCATATGCAACATTAGTTCAAGACATGGAACAACCACTAGTAGCTACAGGTACAAAAACAGACTTTTCAATCAGAGTCACTGTTAAAGGTGGAGGATTTACAGGGCAAGCTGGAGCAGCTCGCTTAGGAATTGCTCGTGCTTTATTAGAAGCAAGTAAAGACTACAAGCCTGATTTAAGAGGAAAAGGTTTATTAACCCGTGATGCACGTGTTAAAGAACGTAAAAAATATGGTTTATATGGAGCACGTCGTGCACCTCAATTTTCAAAACGTTAA
- the rplM gene encoding 50S ribosomal protein L13, translated as MKQTTLIKTADIAKKWYVVDATDAILGRLSTEVATVLRGKHKPNYTPHINNGDHVIIINAEKVVLSGKKETDKNYYHHSMYPGGLKSRNVKTQRELFPERIVERAVRLMLPKNVQGGNQYRALHVYAGPEHPHQAQNPEVLVINTRKGDKK; from the coding sequence ATGAAACAAACTACACTTATTAAAACAGCAGATATTGCTAAAAAATGATATGTAGTTGACGCAACTGATGCAATTTTGGGACGTTTATCTACTGAAGTTGCTACAGTTTTAAGAGGAAAACATAAACCAAATTATACACCTCACATTAATAATGGCGATCACGTGATCATTATTAATGCTGAAAAAGTTGTTTTATCAGGTAAAAAAGAAACTGATAAAAATTACTACCACCACTCTATGTATCCTGGGGGATTAAAATCAAGAAATGTTAAAACTCAACGTGAATTGTTCCCAGAAAGAATTGTGGAAAGAGCAGTAAGACTAATGTTACCTAAAAATGTTCAAGGTGGAAACCAATATCGTGCCTTGCATGTCTATGCAGGACCAGAACACCCACACCAAGCTCAAAACCCAGAGGTTTTAGTAATAAATACCAGAAAAGGAGATAAAAAATAA
- a CDS encoding flavin monoamine oxidase family protein — MKIGIIGAGISGLASAMKAKELGMEFTVFDGRDQVGGRLLNKDLVDGSIIELGGQWFNHHHKEVQKLIDNLGLLTFATPVKADFEHLFEREVKMGLDLPKFKALIDEICYMADQLDLNDLMNHPKAKNWDAIDFNEWIMYQTNDQLIKDSVNVLFNWHFSNFQVDNTSLLNVLFFIKSNNAVKYFFEFSAGLNEQRIVGGLVLLAKKLARQIGLENILLNSKVLKIEQKGNKVIIHTNQDSYEFDHVIIGLAPEMTKEINFEPPLPPENIALMKAFSKTKVYKFSFTYETKFWDGHGFNLKTSGYISKCIENTTVINKDYVFVGFVIGDKKDVIMSKSVEERKQILLDEIKTIYDSAEAYNYSDFSEYNWDDEIFKDGYFVSKLGINDWNKYHKIWSKPVGNIHFSGAEFSKNYNGFVEGGVQRGYEVIDEILKK; from the coding sequence ATGAAAATAGGGATAATTGGGGCAGGAATCTCAGGTCTAGCCTCTGCAATGAAAGCTAAAGAATTAGGTATGGAATTCACAGTTTTTGATGGTAGAGACCAAGTTGGAGGGCGTTTACTTAATAAAGATTTAGTTGATGGGTCAATCATTGAACTTGGAGGTCAATGATTTAATCACCACCACAAAGAGGTACAAAAGCTAATTGATAACTTAGGTTTATTAACATTTGCTACACCAGTAAAAGCAGATTTTGAACATCTATTTGAACGTGAAGTAAAAATGGGCTTAGATCTCCCGAAATTTAAAGCACTAATTGATGAAATTTGTTACATGGCAGATCAGCTAGATTTAAATGATTTAATGAATCATCCAAAAGCAAAAAATTGGGATGCCATTGATTTCAATGAGTGAATTATGTATCAAACAAATGATCAACTGATAAAAGACAGTGTTAATGTTTTATTTAACTGGCATTTTTCAAACTTTCAAGTTGATAACACTTCATTACTTAATGTGTTATTCTTTATTAAATCAAATAACGCAGTCAAGTATTTCTTTGAGTTTAGTGCAGGTTTAAATGAACAAAGAATTGTTGGTGGATTGGTGTTGCTAGCAAAAAAACTAGCTCGCCAAATTGGTCTTGAAAACATTTTGTTAAATTCAAAAGTTTTAAAAATTGAACAAAAAGGTAACAAAGTAATCATTCATACCAACCAAGATAGCTATGAATTTGACCATGTTATTATTGGTTTGGCACCAGAAATGACCAAAGAAATTAATTTTGAACCACCATTACCACCAGAAAACATTGCTTTAATGAAAGCATTTTCAAAAACAAAAGTTTATAAATTCTCATTCACGTACGAAACCAAATTTTGAGATGGTCATGGTTTTAATTTAAAAACTAGTGGCTATATTTCAAAGTGTATCGAAAACACCACAGTTATTAATAAAGATTATGTCTTTGTTGGGTTTGTAATTGGAGACAAAAAAGATGTAATCATGAGCAAATCAGTTGAAGAACGTAAACAGATTTTGCTAGATGAAATTAAAACTATTTATGATTCAGCTGAAGCATATAACTACAGTGATTTTTCAGAATACAATTGAGATGATGAAATATTCAAAGATGGTTATTTTGTTTCTAAACTTGGAATTAATGACTGAAACAAGTATCATAAAATTTGATCAAAACCAGTAGGCAATATCCATTTTAGTGGGGCAGAATTTAGCAAAAACTATAATGGTTTTGTTGAAGGTGGAGTTCAAAGAGGATATGAAGTGATTGATGAAATCCTTAAAAAATAG